Part of the Yersinia hibernica genome, CCACGCCCATCCATTGATGCCACGTCTGCGACGAATAATGCTGGTCACAGACAGCGCGCCCTGGCTATATCAGAAACTGGGGTATACCCCCTTGAACCGACCAGATTTTGTCTGGCAAATCAATCGACCCGATATTTATCGCAATGCCGGGCAGAAATAACAATATTTTTCAGAGAGTAATGATAAATGTTAATCCGTAGGGCCAGTTCTTCTGATGCAGAAGAGCTGGCTATTTTAGCCGAGCGAACCTTCAGAAAGACTTTCCAGGATGGTAATACTCAGGAGGATATGGATCTTCACTGCCAGGCAAGCTATTCAACAGATATCCAGTTGCAAGAAATCCTCAGACAAGACTGGATTACATTAGTCTGCGAATACGAGAGCTACCTGATAGGGTACGCTCAACTGAGGTGGGAAGAGTTTCCACCCTGTGTCAATAGCATCCATGCCGGAGAAATTCTGTGCCTGTATGTCGATGAGCTCTACCATGGTAAAGGATTTGCGCAGGCACTGATGCAAAAGTGCTTTGCTGAATTTGAGGCAAAGGGATCAGATCCTCTCTGGTTAGGTGTCTGGGAACATAACCCAAGGGCAATCTCTTTTTACCGTAAGCTTGGGTTTACCGAGGTGGGTGAACATATCTTCCAGGTTGGGACAGATCCCCAAAGAGATATCATTATGAAACGCTCAACTTGTGTCAGTTGAACAAACATTGCGACGTCCACTTATGGCACAAAGCCGACCTTCAGCCCGCCCTAAAAATTAATGAACACATCTAATAAACCCTAGCTAATTACCCCACCTAATCGAATAAATCAGTTTGCGTTATTCTTTTCCTGCACAACAGCCAAAGGATAACGTCATGCAAACTGTAAAACTGAACAACGGTATTGAAATGCCCCTGCTGGGCTTTGGTGTATTTCAGATGTCTGATGCCGCTGAATGCGAAAGAGCCGTTATTGATGCCATCGATACGGGATACCGCCTGATCGATACCGCAGCGTCTTACCAGAATGAAACCCAGGTCGGGAACGCGCTGAAACAAAGCGGTATCGCCCGTAACGAGCTCTTTGTCACGACCAAACTGTGGTTGCAGGATACCAATTACGAAGGCGCTAAAGCACAGTTCGAACGCTCTCTGAATCGACTTCAACTCGATTACGTTGACCTGTACCTGATTCACCAGCCTTACGGCGACGTCCATGGAGCATGGCGTGCCATGGAAGAATTACAACAGGCAGGAAAAATTCGTGCTATTGGCGTCAGCAACTTCCATCCTGACCGACTGGCCGACCTTATCGCCTTCAACAAAGTTCCCCCTGCGGTAAACCAGATTGAAGTTAACCCCTTCAACCAGCAGCTGCATGCCGTTCCATGGAATCAAAGCCATGGCATTCAGCCGGAAGCCTGGGCTCCGTTTGCTGAGGGTAAAAATGGTCTGTTCCAGCATCCCGTGTTAACGGCAATTGGTCAGAAGTACGGCAAAAGCGTGGGCCAAGTGGTGCTGCGTTGGATCTTCCAGCGAGGCATCATTTCACTGGCGAAATCGGTGCGCAAAGAACGCATGGAAGAGAACATCAATATTCTCGATTTTGAACTCAGCCCTGAAGATATGCTGCAGATTGCCGCCCTCGACACCGCAACCAGCGCCTTCTTCTCACACCGCGACCCGGCGATGGTGGAATGGCTGACTGGCCGCAAACTTGATGTTTAAGTCGCGATAAAAGAGGTATTCATTCAATGCAAAAACGTTATCTGGGTAAATCCCGACTCGAAGTCTCCGCACTTGGGCTCGGTTGCATGGGCTTAAGCCACGGCTACGGCCCGGCGACCGATACCCGACAGGCTATCGAGCTCATTCGCGCTGCGGTTGAACGTGGCGTCACCTTCTTCGATACCGCCGAAGTGTATGGCCCCTTTCTTAATGAAGAGGTGGTCGGTGAAGCCTTAAAACCATTTCGTGACCGCGTGGTCATCGCCACTAAGTTTGGTTTTACTTTTGGCGACGACAACAAGCAGCAGATTTTAAACAGCCGTCCGGAGCATATCCGTGAAGCGGTGGAAGGATCATTACGCCGTCTTAAGACTGATGTCATTGACCTGCTATATCAACACCGTGTCGATCCGTATGTCCCGATTGAAGATGTTGCGGGAACGGTGAAAGACCTGATCGCTGAAGGCAAAGTTAAACATTTCGGTCTGTCCGAAGCGGGTGCGCAAACCATTCGTCGTGCGCATGCCGTACAACCTGTCACTGCCCTGCAAAGCGAATATTCAATGTGGTGGCGCGAGCCTGAGCAGGAGATCCTGCCGTTACTGGAGGAACTGGGTATTGGTTTTGTGCCCTTCAGCCCATTAGGCAAAGGTTTCCTGACGGGATCGATTAAGCCAGGAACCACTTTTGGGAAGGATGATTACCGCAGCACCGTGCCGCGTTTCGCCGAGCAGGCGATTGAAGCCAATGAAAAGCTGGTCTCATTGCTGGGTGAACTGGCGGCAGAGAAAGGCGTGACGTCTGCACAAATCGCGCTGGCATGGCTGCTGGCACAAAAGCCGTGGATTGTTCCTATCCCTGGTACCACGAAACTGCACCGGCTGGAGGAAAACCTGGAGGCTGCCGACATCATTCTTTCACAGGATGACTCACGGCAGATAACCCAGGCGCTTGAAACGATTAAAATCGTCGGCGAGCGTTACTCTCCTGAGCATCAGGCTCGCGTAGGTCGTTAATATCCAGACGGGTCTACGGACCCGTTATTCCGAGTAGCGAAGTGCATCGATCATCAGCGCAAAAGCGGGTGGATGCTGCTTACGGCTCGGGTAGTAGAGGTAATATCCGGGGAAAGATGGGCACCAGTCCTGCAAAACCTGAATAAGCTCTCCTGACTTTATATAATCCTGCACCCTGTCTTCAGGTATACAGGCAATGCCAAAACCGGATAATGCAGCATCAATCCTTTCCGCCTGCAGATTAAAGGTTACCTGCCCTTCCACTCTGACCCTTAACGGTTTCCCTTCCTTCTCAAACTCCCAGTGGTAAAGTCCACCGGCTGTCGGCAGGCGCATATTGATACACCGATGATTTTGTAGCTCGTGCGGCGTTTCAGGGGCAGGGTTTGCAGCGAAATAAGACGGCGCTCCTACGACGGCCATTCTCATGTCCGGCCCAATTCTTACCGCAATCATGTCTTTATCCACGCTTTCGCCCAGGCGGATCCCGGCATCAAAACGCCCCTCAACAATATCGACAAAGCCGTTATCCACCACCAGTTCGAGATTGATTTCCGGGTATTCCCGCAGAAAAGGCTTTAGCTTCGGCCATACCAGACTTCGCGCGGCATGTTCCCCGGCAGATAAACGGATATTGCCGGAGGCGGTGCCGTTCAGCTGAACCAGCGATTCCAGCTCCTGCTCAAGATCGGCAATACGCGGTTCAAGGCAGGCAATAATTCTCTCACCGGCTTCCGTAGGGGCAACGCTTCGGGTCGTGCGGGTCAAGAGGCGGATATTCAGCCTTTCCTCCAGGGCCTTCATCGCGTGGCTGAGTGCAGACTGAGAAACCCCCAGTTTACCCGCTGCTTTGGTAAAACTTCGCTCCCTCGCCACCACAAGAAAGATTTGCAGTTCGTTGAAATTTTCTTTGAGCATCGGCGATTTCCTTATGGAGGCATTCCCTTCATCGCACACTCATGAAGGGTGTTCATAGACACAATCATTTTAGCCCTATTACTGACAATAATGATAATTGATATTCTGACCGTATCGAAAATAAGCCCTAATTATCAGTAGGTTTATCATGAAAATACTCGTTGCAGGGGCGACAGGAAGCATTGGCCTTCATGTCGTGAATACCGCTATTGAAATGGGCCATCAGCCTGTAGCGCTGGTCAGAAATAAACGCAAAGTGAAATCGCTTCCTCGGGGAACAGATGTTTTTTACGGCGATGTTTCAATGCCTGAAACCCTCACCGATTTGCCGAAAGATATTGATGGCATCATCTTCACCCTCGGTTCCGATGGTCAGGGTCGTATTGGTGCCAGGGCGATAGATTACGGCGGAGTACGTAATATTTTACGAATTTTCAAGGATACGCCTGTTCGTATCGGCCTGATGACCACAATTGGCGTGACTGAACGACTCAGCACCTGGAATCAACGCACTGAGGTTCATGACTGGAAAAGACGTGCCGAACGACTGGTGAGGGCCAGTGGTCATCCTTATACCATCGTCAGGCCCGGCTGGTTTGATTACAACAATGAGAATGAACACAGAATTGTTATGCTTCAGGGGGACCGCCGCCATGCAGGAACACCGGAAGATGGTGTGATATCCCGGGAGCAAATCGCAGAGGTTCTGGTCAGTGCCCTGACCCACGACGAGGCAAAAAATAAAACGTTCGAGCTGGTAGCTGAGCGAGGCGAAGCACAGCAGGATCTTACCCCACAGCTTGCAGATCTGCTGGCTGATGATCCACAAAAAAATGATGGGGTTCTGGACATAGACAATATGCCTCTGCGTGAAGAACCTGACTGCATTATTAACGAGCTGAACCTGTATTCAAAAAAATTAACCAATCTACAACCCTGACAATTTTGT contains:
- a CDS encoding LysR family transcriptional regulator; translation: MLKENFNELQIFLVVARERSFTKAAGKLGVSQSALSHAMKALEERLNIRLLTRTTRSVAPTEAGERIIACLEPRIADLEQELESLVQLNGTASGNIRLSAGEHAARSLVWPKLKPFLREYPEINLELVVDNGFVDIVEGRFDAGIRLGESVDKDMIAVRIGPDMRMAVVGAPSYFAANPAPETPHELQNHRCINMRLPTAGGLYHWEFEKEGKPLRVRVEGQVTFNLQAERIDAALSGFGIACIPEDRVQDYIKSGELIQVLQDWCPSFPGYYLYYPSRKQHPPAFALMIDALRYSE
- a CDS encoding SDR family oxidoreductase, which translates into the protein MKILVAGATGSIGLHVVNTAIEMGHQPVALVRNKRKVKSLPRGTDVFYGDVSMPETLTDLPKDIDGIIFTLGSDGQGRIGARAIDYGGVRNILRIFKDTPVRIGLMTTIGVTERLSTWNQRTEVHDWKRRAERLVRASGHPYTIVRPGWFDYNNENEHRIVMLQGDRRHAGTPEDGVISREQIAEVLVSALTHDEAKNKTFELVAERGEAQQDLTPQLADLLADDPQKNDGVLDIDNMPLREEPDCIINELNLYSKKLTNLQP
- a CDS encoding aldo/keto reductase, which encodes MQKRYLGKSRLEVSALGLGCMGLSHGYGPATDTRQAIELIRAAVERGVTFFDTAEVYGPFLNEEVVGEALKPFRDRVVIATKFGFTFGDDNKQQILNSRPEHIREAVEGSLRRLKTDVIDLLYQHRVDPYVPIEDVAGTVKDLIAEGKVKHFGLSEAGAQTIRRAHAVQPVTALQSEYSMWWREPEQEILPLLEELGIGFVPFSPLGKGFLTGSIKPGTTFGKDDYRSTVPRFAEQAIEANEKLVSLLGELAAEKGVTSAQIALAWLLAQKPWIVPIPGTTKLHRLEENLEAADIILSQDDSRQITQALETIKIVGERYSPEHQARVGR
- a CDS encoding aldo/keto reductase; protein product: MQTVKLNNGIEMPLLGFGVFQMSDAAECERAVIDAIDTGYRLIDTAASYQNETQVGNALKQSGIARNELFVTTKLWLQDTNYEGAKAQFERSLNRLQLDYVDLYLIHQPYGDVHGAWRAMEELQQAGKIRAIGVSNFHPDRLADLIAFNKVPPAVNQIEVNPFNQQLHAVPWNQSHGIQPEAWAPFAEGKNGLFQHPVLTAIGQKYGKSVGQVVLRWIFQRGIISLAKSVRKERMEENINILDFELSPEDMLQIAALDTATSAFFSHRDPAMVEWLTGRKLDV
- a CDS encoding GNAT family N-acetyltransferase, producing the protein MLIRRASSSDAEELAILAERTFRKTFQDGNTQEDMDLHCQASYSTDIQLQEILRQDWITLVCEYESYLIGYAQLRWEEFPPCVNSIHAGEILCLYVDELYHGKGFAQALMQKCFAEFEAKGSDPLWLGVWEHNPRAISFYRKLGFTEVGEHIFQVGTDPQRDIIMKRSTCVS